TTTGGGTGTGTCCAGCAAACGTGCCAGACGCAATACGGCATCGAGCATTGCTGTGTCGATCTGCTCAACATACAGGCCGCGGCCAGTGGGACGTGTGGGTACGCCGATGGGGCCGGCGTCGGCAATCAGCGCGCTGATTTCCGCCGGGTCGATGTCCAGCCGCACGGCGAGGATTGGTTCCTCGGGCGAGACATTCACCACCCGCCCGCTCAACGGCATCGAAACCGACACCACCAGGTAATTCAGCGGGTCGTAATTGAAGTATTCATCTGCCAGCCGAACTTCCTTGCGCCCCTGGGCCATGATGCACAGGGCCGGTTGCGCCAGCACCGGGGCGAAATCATGGTTTTGACTGTGGCGCGACATGAACAGCGAGCCGACGGCGGTGGCATAAGTACCATCCTCCATCGTGTTACGACGGATGAGGGCGGCCAGTTCCGCGCGTTGTTTTTCCATGTCGGCATTCAGCGGGGCTTGAAAATGATCGAGCGACGACATGCTGGGCATCCTCGGTGACGCGTTGGTAATGGGCTGAGCTTAAATTTGTGCAAGGAACAGCGGTAGACACATCCTGCCAAAAGCTTGCCTGATTCTGCACGGGGTGAGTACGCGGTGCTGCTATGGCAGGGCAGCGCCGGGAAAACTTGCTTGAAAGTCGTATTGCAGCGATGTGACAGTGGTTTACATGCTGTTACAGACGTTTTTTGCAGCCGCGCAGGATTGTGCAATAAGCCGGCAGGAATCGACTAACGACGACCAGGGCGCGCCGCCTAATCTTGGATCCTGTCGCAGCCCGTCCCCGGCTGCCACTGGATGACCTGGGAGGGTTGAACATGTCTACGCAGATCCCCGTCAGTCATATGGCCTTCGTCCGCGCCCGCGCCGGGCGTTCAGCAGAACTCGGTGCGCGCCTCAGCGCCCTGATCGAGCCATCGCGCAACGCGCCGGGTTGCCTGAGCTTCGCCCTGCAGCACTCGCAATGCGATCCAGAGCTGTGGCTGGTGTCCGGTTTCTGGACCAACCAACAGGCCATGACCTCTTACTTCGGCAGCCCGGCGATGCAGATTTTTGCCGAGCTGGTGCAGGAGTTGGTGGTCAATAGCCTGGATTTCCATACCTTCAAGGATGTCTCGGCGGTCCAGGCCCTTGGCCATTCCCAGGCAGCGGTACACAAACTGGCCGGTTGAGGGTTTAATGGCGCAACTCTCCATTAGCCAGGATCCGCGACATGGCACGTAAAGCCTTTGAACACTTCGAAGCCGTTTCAGCAGTAGTACCGGGCGAGGGCGGTTACCATGCCGCGATTGCCGTCAAAGCCCTCGGTGGTTCCGGCGCCCCGGTTTTTCACAAAGTGCTGGAAGGCCAGACCTTCAAGACCGCTCATGAAGCCGACGAGGCCGCGGCCAAAGAGCTGACCCGCCTCAAAGACGTCAAACAAGACGCCGACTTGCTCTGGTAATTACTTGACCGCCCCCGGGCGGAACATCTTGAACAGTGCCTCTGGCCCCAGCTGAAAGTAATCCGCTGGCCCGCCGCCGCGCAGAATCGGTTCTGCCGCGGCGGTGTCGTAGACCCCATCCTTCAACAGCCACTTGGCGATGTGCACGGCGACCACTTCGCCGAGAATCAGCCAGCTCGGCACCACTTCCTTGTTTGCGCGCTGCAACTGAATGATCTGCGTGACCTTGCACTCAAAGGACACCGGGCTTTCGGCGACCCGTGGCACCTGAATGATTTTCGACGCCGCGGTGGTCAGTCCGGACAGTTCGAATTCATTGACCTCGGGCCCGACCATGGCGCAGCTCTGATTCATCTGCTCGGCCAGTGGACGGGTCGCCAGGTTCCAGGCGAATTCGCCGGTCTGCTCGATGTTGTTCAGGCTGTCTTTGCGCCCGACGCTGGAAAAACCAATGATCGGCGGGATGTAATTGAAGGCGTTGAAAAAGCTGTAGGGCGCCAGGTTCAGGCGACCGTTGGCATCCTGGGAGGAAATCCAGCCGATAGGGCGCGGGCCGACGATGGCGTTGAACGGGTCATGCGGCAAGCCGTGGCCGTTGGCGGGTTCATAGAAGTGGATGTCGTCGGGCATGTGAATTCCTGGAGTCGTTCGGGAGGCGATCATGGTGCAAGGGCCAGCGGCATATTTCCAGTCCATCCTCGATCACTGTGGGAGCGGGCTTGCCCGCGATAGCGGTTTAACAGTCAACATAGATGTTGAATGTTATGGCGTCATCGCGGGCAAGCCCGCTCCCACAGGGTTTTGTGTCGAACCTGGCATTTTGCTTTCCCCCAGAAACGACCAAGCCCGACCAAGGCCGGGCTGTGGTGTTGCGTTCAGGGATCAGTCCGTCTCGATCCGCGAATGCTTGCGGGTGTCTTTCATGGTGATGTACACCAGCAACGACACCGCGATGCACGCCGTGACATACCAGTAGTAACCGGTTTCCATGCCGATGCTCTTGAACCACAGCGCGATGTATTCAGCGGTGCCGCCGAAGATCGACACGGTCAGTGCGTATGGCAGGCCAACGCCCAGGGCGCGGATTTCGGTCGGGAACAGTTCAGCTTTGACCACCGCGTTGATCGAGGTGTAGCCGCTGACGATGATCAGCGCCGCCATGATCAGGAAGAACGCGCCCCACCAGGTCTGGACGGTGTGCAGAGTGGTCAGGATCGGTACGGTGAACAGTGTCCCGAGAATGCCGAAGGCGATCAGGATCGGCCGACGACCGACTTTATCCGACAGCCCGCCGATGATCGGTTGCAGGCACATGAACAGGAACAACGTGGCCGCAGAAATCGTGGTGGAGTCGGAAATGCTCATGCCGACGGTGTTCACCAGGTATTTCTGCATGTACGTGGTGTAGGTGTAGAACGCCAGCGTGCCGCCCATGGTCAGGCCGACCACGGTCATCAGTTCCTTGGGATGGCGCAGCAAGGTGCGCATCGCGCTTTCCTTGGCTTTCTCTTTCTTGGTGAACGACTCGGTTTCTTCCATGCCGCGACGCAGGTAGAGCGCGACCACGGCACACAGCGCACCGATGGCGAACGGAATGCGCCAGCCCCAGGCGTACAACTCTTCGGTGGTCAGGGTCTGTTGCAGCACGATCAACACCGCCAGGGCGATGAGCTGGCCGGAGATCAACGTCACGTACTGGAAACTGGAGTAAAAGCCGCGACGTTCCTTGGTCGCCATCTCACTGAGGTAAGTCGCCGAGGTGCCGTATTCACCCCCGACCGACAAACCTTGCAGCAGGCGGGCGAACACCAGCAGGATCGGCGCGCCGATGCCGATGGTTTCATAACCCGGGCTCAGGGCGATCAGCAGCGAGCCAAAGCACATCAGGTAGACCGAAGCCATCAACGCACGTTTGCGACCGGCCTTGTCGGCGTAGAGGCCCATCAACCAGCCACCGATCGGGCGCATCAAAAAGCCCACGGCGAAGATCGCGGCGGTGTTGAGCAGTTGTGCGGTGGTGTCGCCTTTGGGGAAGAAGGCTTTGGCGAAGTACAGGGAGAAGGCGGCGTAGACGTACCAGTCGTACCACTCGACCATGTTGCCGACAGAACCGCTGAAGATCGATTTGATCCGGCTGGCGGTGGTTCTTTCTTTGGCCGGCGCGGCAGCCGACCCAAGAGGCAGGGCGTTGGAGTTATCCATTGAAGGATCCTTCGTTTAATTGTTTTTGTGGAGCGCGTTAAAACGCAGCCTGCTGGAGCTATAGCAGGAGCTGTGCCAAGGAGAGGAGGGCCGGTTTAGAGGGGGTGCGGGGAATTGGTGAGCGGAAATCCGCTTATGCCGGACTGGGCGTGAGCGGAAAATTGCTTATCTGGCTTGTGGATTTGTATCGTTTGTACCGGCCTCTTCGCGGGCAAGCCCGCTCCCACAGTGACCGAGTTGAACAAAGATTTTGTGTACGACACTGAACACTGTGGGAGCGGGCTTGCCCGCGAAGTGGCCAGTCCAGGCACTACAAGTTTAACTGCCTAAAACGAACATCTCCCGAGTCAGCCCATGCCGCTGCATCTTTTCATTAAAGGTACGGCGCGGCAGTTGCAGTTCTTCTAGCACCGCTTTCACATCACCTTTATGCCGGGTCAGCGCCGCGCGCAAGCAATGCGCTTCGAAGGCTTCCTGCTGCGCCGCCAGTGACTGGCCGGGGTCGATCCCCGCCGGTTCCGGCTCGCCGAGACCCAGCACTTGTCGCTCGGCGACGTTCGCCAGTTCGCGCACATTGCCCGGCCAGTCGTGGCTCAGCAAATGGCTCAGTTGCGGCCCGCTCAAGGGTGCAACGGTGCGGCCCAAACGCTCGGCAGCACTTTGTGCGAAGAACTCGAACAACAGTGGAATGTCTTCACGCCGATCACGCAACGGCGGCAGACGTAACTCGGCGACGTTCAATCGATAGGCCAGATCTTCGCGAAAACGTCCGGCCCGGGCTTCATCCAGCAAATCGGGTTTGGTCGCGGCGATGATCCGCAAGTCCACGTGGATGCTCTGGTTGGAACCCAATCGCTCAAGCTTCTGCTCCTGCAACACCCGCAGCAGTTTCACCTGCTGGGCCAGCGGCATGCTTTCGATTTCATCGAGAAACAGCGTGCCGCCGTCGGCGTATTCGAGCTTGCCAATGCGTTTACCCTGGGCGCCCGTGAACGCGCCGCTCTCATGGCCGAACAGTTCAGCCTCGAACAATTGCTCGGGAATCGCTGCGCAATTGAGCGCCACGAAGGGCTTGTCTGCGCGGGGACCAAAGTCGTGCAGGCAACGGGCAACCAATTCCTTACCGCTGCCGGTTTCGCCCCGGATCAGCACATTGACCGGCAGCGTTGCCAAATCGAGCACCTGGCGGCGCAGCGTTTGCAAACCACGGGAAACCCCCAGCAGGGTGGCATCGAGTTTGGCGCGATTGTCCGCCTGCTCGTGCAGGGCACGGTTTTCCAGCACCAGCCGACGCTTGTCCAGAGCCCGGCGCAGACTGCTCAGCAGGGTTTCCGGGCTGAAGGGTTTTTCGAGGAAATCATAAGCACCGTCGCGCATCGCTTCGACGGCCATGGGCACATCGCCGTGACCGGTCAGCAAGATCACCGGCAAATCGACATCGCGACGCTGGATTTCGGCCAGCAATTCCAGCCCCGTCATGCCGGGCATGCGCACGTCGCTGAGAATCACCCCGGGGAAATGCTTCGGCAGTTGCGCCAGGCACTCAGCGGCGCGACTGAACAGCTGCACTTCGAAACCTGACAGACTCAGCCACTGTTCGACAGCGCTGCGGATGCTGCTTTCGTCATCGACCACCATCACCGAATTGAGCATCAAGCAGGCACCTCCAGATCAATGGGCAACGTCAGGGTGAACACCGCGCCGTTTTCACCATTATCGGCACTCAGGCGGCCGCCTGCTTCGTGAGCGATAGCGAAGGAGACGGCCAGCCCGAGGCCCAGGCCATCGCCCACCGGTTTGGTGGTGAAGAATGGATCGAACACTTTCCCCAGATTCTCTTCGGCAATGCCGCCACCGTTATCGGCAACGGTCAGGCGCCACAATTGTTCATCGGCTTCGAGGCGGATTTCCAGACGCTTGCAGGGTTTGTCGTGCATCGCATCCAGGGCATTGCGCAGCAGGTTGATCAGCACCTGTTCCAGGCGAATCGCATCGCCACGCACCCAGGCCGGGCGGGTCAGGTGGAGCACGGTGCTGACATGTTCGTCTCGCAAGCGCGCATCCAGCAACTGCAAGGATTGATCGACCACCGCCGCCAGGTCCAGCCGTTCGCGCAAACCGCTGGGGCTTTTGCGGGCGAA
This genomic stretch from Pseudomonas wuhanensis harbors:
- a CDS encoding sigma-54-dependent transcriptional regulator, encoding MLNSVMVVDDESSIRSAVEQWLSLSGFEVQLFSRAAECLAQLPKHFPGVILSDVRMPGMTGLELLAEIQRRDVDLPVILLTGHGDVPMAVEAMRDGAYDFLEKPFSPETLLSSLRRALDKRRLVLENRALHEQADNRAKLDATLLGVSRGLQTLRRQVLDLATLPVNVLIRGETGSGKELVARCLHDFGPRADKPFVALNCAAIPEQLFEAELFGHESGAFTGAQGKRIGKLEYADGGTLFLDEIESMPLAQQVKLLRVLQEQKLERLGSNQSIHVDLRIIAATKPDLLDEARAGRFREDLAYRLNVAELRLPPLRDRREDIPLLFEFFAQSAAERLGRTVAPLSGPQLSHLLSHDWPGNVRELANVAERQVLGLGEPEPAGIDPGQSLAAQQEAFEAHCLRAALTRHKGDVKAVLEELQLPRRTFNEKMQRHGLTREMFVLGS
- a CDS encoding MFS transporter, with amino-acid sequence MDNSNALPLGSAAAPAKERTTASRIKSIFSGSVGNMVEWYDWYVYAAFSLYFAKAFFPKGDTTAQLLNTAAIFAVGFLMRPIGGWLMGLYADKAGRKRALMASVYLMCFGSLLIALSPGYETIGIGAPILLVFARLLQGLSVGGEYGTSATYLSEMATKERRGFYSSFQYVTLISGQLIALAVLIVLQQTLTTEELYAWGWRIPFAIGALCAVVALYLRRGMEETESFTKKEKAKESAMRTLLRHPKELMTVVGLTMGGTLAFYTYTTYMQKYLVNTVGMSISDSTTISAATLFLFMCLQPIIGGLSDKVGRRPILIAFGILGTLFTVPILTTLHTVQTWWGAFFLIMAALIIVSGYTSINAVVKAELFPTEIRALGVGLPYALTVSIFGGTAEYIALWFKSIGMETGYYWYVTACIAVSLLVYITMKDTRKHSRIETD
- a CDS encoding flavin reductase family protein, whose product is MPDDIHFYEPANGHGLPHDPFNAIVGPRPIGWISSQDANGRLNLAPYSFFNAFNYIPPIIGFSSVGRKDSLNNIEQTGEFAWNLATRPLAEQMNQSCAMVGPEVNEFELSGLTTAASKIIQVPRVAESPVSFECKVTQIIQLQRANKEVVPSWLILGEVVAVHIAKWLLKDGVYDTAAAEPILRGGGPADYFQLGPEALFKMFRPGAVK
- a CDS encoding AraC family transcriptional regulator; translated protein: MSSLDHFQAPLNADMEKQRAELAALIRRNTMEDGTYATAVGSLFMSRHSQNHDFAPVLAQPALCIMAQGRKEVRLADEYFNYDPLNYLVVSVSMPLSGRVVNVSPEEPILAVRLDIDPAEISALIADAGPIGVPTRPTGRGLYVEQIDTAMLDAVLRLARLLDTPKDIAMLAPLIRREILYRLLRSQQGHRLYEIAIANSQSHRISQAIKWLNGNYEQPLRIDDLAREVNLSVSTLHHRFKAMTAMSPLQYQKQLRLQEARRLMLAEGLEASAAGYRVGYESPSQFSREYSRLFGAPPLRDLARLRLSV
- a CDS encoding putative quinol monooxygenase produces the protein MSTQIPVSHMAFVRARAGRSAELGARLSALIEPSRNAPGCLSFALQHSQCDPELWLVSGFWTNQQAMTSYFGSPAMQIFAELVQELVVNSLDFHTFKDVSAVQALGHSQAAVHKLAG